From Lolium perenne isolate Kyuss_39 chromosome 5, Kyuss_2.0, whole genome shotgun sequence, a single genomic window includes:
- the LOC139831319 gene encoding uncharacterized protein yields the protein MVMGDFCVETADRSALADECMRLYSELATEKIRIRILDDIAMKSFTASNEIQRRSLGQAETMDKLAGLILNLTVRTDKLEAELSQVKALNSELKRQAGSR from the coding sequence atggttatgggcgatttctgcgtcgagacggcggacagaagcgccctcgccgatgagtgcatgagactttattctgagctcgccactgagaagatccggattcgcattctcgacgatatcgccatgaaatcgttcactgcgagtaatgagatccagcggcggagcctcggccaggcggagaccatggacaaactcgccggactgatcctgaacctcacggttaggacggacaaactagaggccgagctgtcacaggttaaggctctcaactccgagctgaagcgtcaagcaggctcaaggtag